CACGGGAAACTCGGCTCCTTTGATCACCAAATTTATATCTCTTTTGTCTATCGAGTTTGCTATGAAAGATCTAGGTGATCTGCACTACTTCCTAGGAGTGCAGGCGATACGTACTTCCAAAGGTTTATTTTTGTGTCAGAAAAAGTATGTCCATGATTTACTTCTAAAATTCCATTTGCACACTGCTAAACCTGTGCGTACTCCTCTTCAAATTCGTACCACCCTTTCTGTTAACGATGGTGATTTATTATCCGATCCTACTGAGTATTGCAGTATGGTTGGGGCTTTACAGTACTTGACTATGACAAGACTTGATATTACATATGATGTGCATTTAGTTTCCCAATTTATGCATGCACCCCGCACATCTAACTTGTTGGTGGTTAAGCGTATATACAGGTACTTGCAGGGTACTGCAGACTACGGTCTATGGCTTCGCCCCGCCCCAGACATGTCAATCATGATTTCCTACTCGGATGCGGATTGGGCAGGTTGTCCTGATAGTTGTCGTTCCACCACTGGTTATGCAATTTTTCTTGGTGGCAACCTAATTTCCTGGCGCTCGAAGAAGCAACCCACCGTCTCCAAATCGTCCACGGAAGCAGAGTACCGCGATGTTGCGTACACGGTACATGATACTCTCTGGATTCGTTCCTTGTTAGCTGAGTTGGGGATCGTCATTCGCGCACCCGTAAAGCTCTTTTGTGATAATGTTTATGCATCCTATCTTGCGGTCAATCCGGTTCAGCATGATCGTAGCAAACATATCAAAATAGATTATCATTTTGTTCGGGATCGTGTTGCTCATGGTGATTTAGTTGTTCGTTATGTCCCTACTGAGTTACAATTCGCTAACATTTTTATGAAAGGTTTGTCGGGTCAGCGTTTTGAGTTTTTAAGGTCCAATCTGCACGTGGTTACCCTTGCACGGATTGAGGGAGTGTAATAGAGGATACTAAGGGTATACTCGTAATTGTACTATTGTCCCAGGCACCCGTATTAGGGTAAGCCGTATCATTATATTCACAAGTTTAACACTAAGGTCGCAGGTGTGTGATTCAACTGTGGTGAATGACTTGTGGCAACAACTGTTTATTAATATAATGTACGAAATAATTGGGGGTTCGGCCGTTTGGGTAGGAGGTTatcttaaaaattaaaaaagacaAATAGAATCCTTCTTCTGGTAAGTGTGTGCGCTTGTATCTTTTGGTTAGCCTgtactcaaggtcaagtcgcaAAACTTCCCCCACATTGACTGACTTCTCTAGTTGGACGTTAAAGTCAACTTCAATATGCCACCCTTAGAGCAATGGCCAAGCTGAATAGCTTAGACTGAAGTGTTGTAGCTTTGATATAGGAAACCTATTTTAATTGAATCAAAGGCTGTGTGGACTCTGCATGAGATTATAACAAATGCAACGTACCAAGAATGGACacgaaaaagaagaaagaaaaaaatcaacagGCAACATAGTTGTACTTGCCATAACATATTTAAGAACAAAATGATTGAAGATATAGAAAACAGAATGATCATTTATAAAAATTACAACTTTATATCTCCACTTTCATTTATGAATTGTGAACCAAAAAAATCAATATGTACCGAGACCTATGATTCGACCGAGGCCAGTGTGTTCTTGCTCATCAAGGCTTCCTCTTAAAAGCAACCTTGCATTCACAACTTTTTGAGCTCAAAAAAACGAACGACTTCTTGTTCATGTCAATTAATGAATTGCTCAGACTCCACCGCATATAAGAGCATTCGGAACTGACCTAGGCAGTCGTAAGAAATACCATCTATCCAGATCATTGGAACAAACATCAACTTGTCAAAAAAAATTCGTGGTATAAGAGGATGTAAGCGGTAACCCAATTGAATCGGTACCCAAGCTGTATCCTCTTTCAATCGTCTCAGCTTCAAGAGGCAATTCGTCCAGTGTCTACAAAAGAAGCAAGCAACCAACATCATACATACAAAATTGGGTAAGTCCGCCTTTGAGACATCAATCTCAAGAATATTGatatagattttttttattaatcaaaTAACGCTTGTTCAGTGTACAGAAATCTGTTAACAATCTAGTTATGAGGGTAACTTTTACTAGTTATTAGTGAATAGGGTAAAATCTCTCAGATAATTTATGATAAAGTTAGCTTTGCACATATAAGTGGCAAATCTAACAGCACTTCAGCTAATGCACCTACATAGCCAACATACCCATCAAGTAAATGGAAATGTGCAATTTTGCATATATGAAACCAGGGGCGGACCCAGGAATTATAAAATGGGGGTCCAAAATTAAATACAACTTCattgcaaaaaaataattaaaagtcaACTATAAAAGTCAAAATTAAAAGTCAACTATAAATTTGAaaactcaaaataataaattcgttcaTAACATACAATAAAActaatgaaaatattaaaacCCATTATTTGTGAATTGTGAGAGATTTTGGGAAAGTTGAAAAGCCAAACAGTGAAACATCCGTTGGTAATTGGTAAAACAAGttggattttatttatttaataattaatgagTTTTGGAAGTATTCAATTTGGGAACTAGGAAAAAGCCAAATTTATTACTCCCTTTTATTGTTTCACGTGAAAGTTGGAAATCTTGTTCCAACTTTTCCTCTCTCATATTATTGCTGATTTATTTGGGGGACCACAaatacaatttttttaaaaaaaaaaaaaattacaaatactctttaatttttttttttaaataatgggGGTCCCTATGGACCCTACCGGGTAACCATAGGTCCGCCCCTGTATGAAACTAAGGCCTTGTtttgttcaacttatttgactTGTTTAGGCAACATAAGTCCAGATATgtttagacaaaataagttacGCTACAGtgaaaataagtttagatagtATAATTTCAGACAAGTTAGTCGAATAGAACAGAGCCTAAAGACATGTGTTCTGTGAAAGTGAAACAGCCCTACAACATTAAAAGGTGAATTGTATATCACAAAAATAGAATGCTGCTGATAGAACTCACCTGAAAAGCCAGTTGAAGGACTCGGAGAGTCTCTCGGGCATGTTTTCTTTTAGCCGACACTTCTCCAGGTTCTTGCAGCATCTCTTCAAATAGCTTTTCCCTGCAACAACCAAAAAGTATACTATAACTTTGGCAAGTTAACAGGAGGATGGCCAGCATTGGTCTGAGAAGGCTTGCAAAAGAGGTGCGCATTGGTGTTTAAGAAGTAAAGCATAAGCAGCTGAACAGTTTATATACCTGTAAAGTTTCTGAATTAAAACATTGTGCAGCTCGCGTTTTGTGTGGTTGACCTGATATGGATACACAGATAATGGCCCAAATGAGAGTAAGATATGAGATTATAACAGTACAAGTGGAGTACCAGCTACGACTTTCTTTCACATTTGATAAATGTTACTAGCATAATTGGAGGTGTTGTTCAATACACTAACCAAAAAGTGCATGATAGCCTTGGGCACTGAATCCTCGATAATTTTCCTCACAATGTCAAAGTAAGATGATAATAGCAATTTAGTAGCAGCTATCTCTGTAGCTTCTTGCTCTGAAAGGGTCTCTGAAGATCTCAAAATGGAAGGTGGCTGACATAAAGTAGAACAAAGATTTAAGACAAAATTTCATGCTCTTTAGAACTGTAGTCAATGTAAAGCACATCTAAGATGCACCATCTCACATTTTCCCCTTACATGTGAAGAGAAAATGTGAGAGGGACGACCAATGGGCATAAAATACCCTTGGGTACACGGTACACCTAAGAATTTTTAGTCAATGTAAGAGATGCAACCGCCATGAAGACACACCTCTCGCAAATGAATGGTAGAAAGGGCATGATCAATGTTGTAAGACGGTTCCCTTTGCGAATTACTTTTAGGAGCCTCATGAGCAGAAGAGTGGCTCTCAGTCCCACTGAAGATGGATGGAATACCCCAGATGGAGCTACCTGTGATGAGTGATGACACAAATTAGAATTAAATGAAGGATTAACTATAAGACGCACTCACGTAAAACATTGGTGTATGAGTTTTAATCTCATATTCTCATAGGCTGAAGCTATAGGTTTGACATAATTAATCCCCAAACTCTTGACAGGTAATTGCTAACTCGTCATTATGTCAGATTCTATGGACCTGAACATTCATCTAGCACAGAACTAAGAATCAAACCCTTTTCTTTTACCTCTCACTTTCTGTCACAATAACACTTCTAGAATAGAAGGATTTGAACTGCATTTCTACGCAAGGAAATTTTGGGATTGGACTCTATCATAATGCTCTTGAAGCCTCGCAAAGTTGAAAATCTTAAGCATATCAAACTGCATCTAACCCGAGAGAAAATTTTCCCAAAGGTTCTAAAAAGCAAAATAGTGGCTCTCTATCAGGTAGAACTTTCGGTTAAAACCTATCTCTCCAGGGGTATATAGAACTGGTTGAATTATATCGATTACTATGGAAGTACAATTTTCTATACAGGAAACATTAGCATCATTTAACAACATAGTGGTCAGTTTAAGATATACTCTTCTGACAACTTTATTAACTAACACCACTGCATCTATAACACACTCCAAAAGGATCCACCAAAGTAATTTGTAATAATGATTGCAAATTTCAATTCATAATTAACTACGCAGGTCGCCCAGACGCCCACCCTAGCACATACTGGTGAGATCTTGTGTTATAGGAAAATCACATATAACCAGCTTAAACTTGGACTATCACACCATAATTTATCTCGAAAAACTAATCACATAAATGATCCAACAGTGTTCTTAATCAAGAAGCTGGATTCTAACATTGCAACAAGGAAAAAATTCAAGCACACTACGAATCACAGAGAGAGATTACCAGCAGGTCGATTTCTTGCTGCTTCTGCATTTGCTCGAACTCCCTACTCGTTCAAACAGATTAAAAAAAGGTTAAAAGTGTTCCATACTTGGAACTAAGAATGATTGTTCCATACACCCATTAAGGAAACATGAAGTTCTTCCCCATGCTTTGCAAAGACGAACAGAAGAACTTTTAACATTGAGAAGTTATAAACCAGGAAGAACATAATTACCTGATCCGATACCACTCCGTTAGCTGGTGACTTAATAAATCCATTTGCTGGTGACCTTGTAACTGGTCTAGATCTTGAACTCCTCTCAGAAACAATTGCCATGTCAGATTCACCACCATCCTGATCCAGAATGCCAACCATCACAATGATGAAAAATATGCATCAAAGTGATCAAACAGTTACAGGGTTAAATGGCTTCTAAATTAAAAGGGAAATCAATACCCTAGGTCTAGACACTGGTACAATTACCATTGATGACCTAATTTTCTGCTGAGCCGTTTCTAATGCTTTGCTTCCACCAATAAAGTTTGGGTGTGAAGTGTTTATGTAATCCATCTGCAGAACATACATGTTTGAATGTGAGCATTTTTAGTCAAGCATCAAAACTCGAAAGGCGaaatttttttgaataatacaTTAAAAGTCGGCAGTGAAATCATGAGGGTTGACATCAATAAATGAAATCAAGTACTTATCTCACAAAATAATATGGGGAAGAATGGAGTCAGGGAAAGCACATACAGTGCCTGATCAGTGAATCAACGTATCAGCTATGTCTTCAAGTTTCAAAAGTGTTGACATTATGCATCCCTAAGGACcagtgaggagagagaacaaGGTACATAGGCTCACTAATACCCTACACAAAGAAGACATCTTTCCTACACCTAAAGTAGAAGAAAGCCTCGCCTGAAATATCAGTCATCAAACAAAGTTCCTCAAACTCCCACATTTGTAGATGCAAGCAGATGGATTGTTTATGTAACCTCACGTAACAGTATGAACTTCTGAGCACTGTTTCTTAACAGTTTTCTAAATCAACTAAACTGACCGCTATTCCCCGTGTCTCATTTTAATCGCAACAGTTTTACTCGTCCACAACTTTAAAAGTGTTAAttgacttttattttattgattGTAATTGATAATggggtttttattttgttattataGTTGTTCGGATGAAAGACATTTACTTTTTGGGTGAAAGGaaattggggggggggggggggaggttgGATTTTTACACATTTTGACGAGTCCAACATTAGGAAACAGATACGTTAAAAAGTAGTTGATCCTTTCCATATTTAGAAGTGTTGCAATTCAAACGGGGTGAAGGAAAGAGAAATTGTTGCAACTAATATGAGATCAAGAGAGTACAGGCTATTTTCATCTCTAACGGTTCAAAGAAACGTGTTATAACAGTAACTCTAGTAGGTTAGCATTATACATTTAGCCAgataaaaacaacaaaaaaataacTGTACTCAATATCTTTTTACATTATTTTTTTCCTGAAATTTGCGGATCCTTTGATGGACTTTACCATAAACAAATGACAGAACTTGGAATAAAAAAAGTAGAAAACAGGAGATATTCCTTCGATGGTTCGACTTCAATAGCCGTTACAAACACATGTACTTAACCAAAAGTCCAGAAATGGCTCCTTCTCAGTAGCTTAGATTGTAAGATATAAAAACAAAATATGAAGTGAGATTTCCATAATTCCTCAGGTAACATTAATTTATTGTTAAGTTCTAAGCAAAGAAACGTTAGTATAGTACTCGCTCATAATACGAGCAAAATGTTGTTCTTCAGTCTTCACCCGTAGGTTGACTGAGACCAACATAAATCAGATTGCCTGACCTGACGGATTCTTCTGACAAGTCTGATTCTACAAGCTGTCTTAAATACGAAGGTATGCGTTGGAGATTTAAACTTATTAAAAGACAAAGTTTGACAGATGATGACAAACAATAGAACCTTCCCTTTTCACTTCAATTTCGACAAGTCACAAAAATACTTCGCAAAAATGCAATCAAGATTAACAATATTACCCCCCCCCCTGCCCTCCCAATCTGTTAACGTACCTCCATTTCAATGAGGTGTCTTATAATGCTCTCCGCAGGATTAAGGTTTTCCCGCAAGAATCTTCCTACAACTTCGTCGACCCGCTTTCTGAGGACAGGGTAACGTTGCAGTTCGTTAACCATAGACGAGTGGCTCATCTAATATTTTCCACGAGAACAAAGTTTGCTAGAGTTAGACTGCAAGAAAAAGCATCAACAGGTAGAGACAATTGTCTTCTAGACAACAAAGAAGATCTCCATACCTTGACTAACTCATTGTATATAAACTGTGCACATTGTATGCTAGGATCTGATAATCGAGCTATCTGCCTTCGGACAAGAACTTCAAAAGGAACCTGTAATTTCACAATACTAAACAATCAAGAGCAGAACAGCTGTATTGGAAACCATAAGCAGCGCATTCAAAAAGGAGGATTCGGTGCAATATTTCCAACATCCGTTAACTAGGGTACATCTCAAATCACTTTCACAAAACCTAACCTAAGGGGCGAGGGTGGGAGAGAGAGAAGAAGTGCCTTCTGATTTCAACCAAAAACTAATGGTTATGAGTATCTATTTGTATGTTTAAAACTGGCAAAGAGCTGTGATGATAAAAACAAACAGTGTGCTCAAGTTTCAAGGTAAAACATTAGACATGGGAGGACTGGAAGCTAAAAATAAAGGCAGTGACTAATCCATTGGAAGGGAAAAGGAGGAGATTACCTCTGCAGCAAATACAGCCGATCTTGGACCCCTTGCGTTCTGAATCGCAGTTCGGATATCTTCATCTAACAATCCATCACATGGATCAACATCCTAAATTGGCATTTAGTAACATTAGACATTAGTAGGGAAAAGAGTGATCTGCTGTGAAAATATCATTGCAGAAGGACCTAGCTATACTTGGAGAACAGATTTCAATGTCCCAAAAACTTTATAGAAACAGTACACAAAAATGGAAAGGGTGCATACCTCCAGACTCCTTACAAAGATAGATtggaaaataaaatgaattcgTGCACCACCAGACAGCTCAGAGGTTGAAATCTCTTCATtttttccctccaccaaagaATTAAATGCTGTAAAAAACAAACCAACGGTATGAGTATGTTAAGGGTGACAAACACAATTCAACGACACAGAAATTCAAATTAAGCAGTCACTACCCAACTCCAGAGAgtaggagggggggggggggtagcaATGATGCTGTGAACAACATTTATCCAAGCACTCAAATTTCAACTAGTTGGATTCCCATGATAAAGAATTGTCAATCCGAACCTTCAGAATATTTGGACAGGATGTTTAGCAGAAGAGTACCCTGGCCAGCCTACAGTACATGACAACATAAAAACAATTATGAGAAGAAACAGGAATTACAGATTTACAGCATGATCCATGACAAGAATTTAAAGAATGTGTTTCCTAAATTGTAATCATCACATTTATTCTGCTAAACTATCGCTAATGACAATCAGAAAAATATACAATATAAGGTAGATTATCTAATCCCTATCTAACCTTGCTTTTCGGGAGAAAAATAGAGGATGGAAATGAACTGAATAAAAAATCCGTCGTAGCATTAAAGAAGATTTGGTTTTGCTGTTTTAGTTCTTCATAAATTCATTATAAGTTTTTGTCTGTCTCAATAATAGTTGTTAGTgtctaatttcaaaatatcaagaGTCTAAATTTTGAAGGGAACAGTCCCTTTACAAATGCAGGATAAGGCTAGGGAATTTTAGAGGAAAGGCCATATACATCTAAACCCAGCACCCCAAAGTTGTGGGGGACTGGGAGCCATGTCAAAGGAATTAGGCCAATATGACAAGGTATGATTCTCTTGTATTGAAGGTACAAAGAAGAAGATGGATATACACAACGAAGGGCACAGAACAAACTATTCAATATGGAAATTCATAgatatgtatattttatgttcaTTATGAAGACATGATTCTATGTTTTGGCTGAATGAAAAAGGTGGAGTCTTTTCTGTTAAGGATTAAAAAGTTCTGTGGCATGCAAAAAGGTGGACATGTTTCTTGCTTGGCCATTGGCGATGAGGAAAATCCTACAGAAGCTTTTTGAAAAGAGAATTTCAGCTTCACTAGCAGATACAGCCTTcctcaaaaataattttatgacCACTTATCTGCCCTTGTTGTTTAAGCAGGTAATGTCAAAGATGAGTCAAAAGCACAGTAGAGAAAGTTCAAGGATAAATAGTTTGTTGAAATGCCAGGGTCAGTTCCTATAGCAATTTGGTGGCATATGTGAAAAGAAGGAAAATGAGGCATTTTAGAAGGCTTCGTGTTGCCATTCAGATTTTAAATTCTATCGTAAGAGGTTTTTGTAGTTGGAGTCACGTGCTTCACTACAAGCATCAAGTCCTCGAACTTTTGATAAAATTGCAATGATTATTTAACATAGGGTTATCCTTTGATTTCATCTTAGGCTCTCCAAGGAGGAAGCAAGAAATCCATCCCGACGGGGGCCGAATTTGATTTTATCATCCATAAATTTCAATCGTCTGTGCCGTAATGAGGAACTCTAAATCTCAAGTGGCTTGTGTCTATAGGCTCGTATTGGTACCCATTAGTTTGGTAATGGTACCGACACTAGTATGTTATTGGTATACCAATACATTGCTAAGAAGTACCAATACAAATCATTTGCGGTTTTGGTACTAACATATGTTGTGTTGGTAATAAAAATGGTTATATTTTGGgtcacttgtgtccatatggacacaagccaCTTGAGGTTTAGCATTCCTCATGCCGTACTACGtattaattattttgtaaaATATCATAATATATGTATAACAATTAGGAAAACTTGTGGATTTAGTGTtagaagtaaaaaaaaaagtaaataagaAATGATGAGGCAAACAAATTAAAAAGTTCACTTTTAAAAAGACATGACAAAATACATACTACACAGTAGATTACATAAACTGTtaagaaaatagaaagaaaagggtgttcgtgggaaagaataaaagaaaaaacataaaaattttgAACCTAGTCAGGTTCATATCGCTGGCCCCTGCGTGTATAGGCAGGTTGTCAACCACTGCAACAAACGTAAATGCATTGATCATAGTTACTAATTACTAGTATTATCTATATACTGGTataaaaatttcggaattttGACAGGGGCCTGGCCCCCAATGTAGCTTCGTCCCTGAGGCTCTCTATTTTTGTCCACTACCTTGGTCTCCTTTTAACGTAACTCTTTGTCCTACTtgccaaaaagaaagaaaccacTGAAATTCGGAGAACTTACCCTTGTATCAGGAGTCTCTCCATAGCTAGCATATTCCTTCGT
This genomic stretch from Spinacia oleracea cultivar Varoflay chromosome 3, BTI_SOV_V1, whole genome shotgun sequence harbors:
- the LOC110793244 gene encoding dynamin-related protein 3A isoform X1 → MAEEDEQQQSQPQKASSLGQTLIPVVNKLQDICSQSGISIPINLPQVAVVGSQSSGKSSVIEALVGRDFLPRGPDVVTRRPLMLQLIQTKVNNGDDDGGVEYGEFLHLPGNKFYNFSEIRNEIQAETEREAGANRGISEKTIRLKIYSPNVLDITLIDLPGITRVPVGDQPSDIEARIRTMIMKYIRHPSCLILAVTPANSDLANSDALQIAGNADPDGKRTIGVITKLDIMDRGTDARNLLLGKVIPLQLGYVGVVNRSQEDIMHNRSIKDALAAEERFFRSHPGYINLADRCGVPQLAKKLNQILVQHIRECLPALKSAISSQLVTVTKEYASYGETPDTRAGQGTLLLNILSKYSEAFNSLVEGKNEEISTSELSGGARIHFIFQSIFVRSLEDVDPCDGLLDEDIRTAIQNARGPRSAVFAAEVPFEVLVRRQIARLSDPSIQCAQFIYNELVKMSHSSMVNELQRYPVLRKRVDEVVGRFLRENLNPAESIIRHLIEMEMDYINTSHPNFIGGSKALETAQQKIRSSMVIVPVSRPRDGGESDMAIVSERSSRSRPVTRSPANGFIKSPANGVVSDQGVRANAEAARNRPAGSSIWGIPSIFSGTESHSSAHEAPKSNSQREPSYNIDHALSTIHLREPPSILRSSETLSEQEATEIAATKLLLSSYFDIVRKIIEDSVPKAIMHFLVNHTKRELHNVLIQKLYREKLFEEMLQEPGEVSAKRKHARETLRVLQLAFQTLDELPLEAETIERGYSLGTDSIGLPLTSSYTTNFF
- the LOC110793244 gene encoding dynamin-related protein 3A isoform X2, whose product is MAEEDEQQQSQPQKASSLGQTLIPVVNKLQDICSQSGISIPINLPQVAVVGSQSSGKSSVIEALVGRDFLPRGPDVVTRRPLMLQLIQTKVNNGDDDGGVEYGEFLHLPGNKFYNFSEIRNEIQAETEREAGANRGISEKTIRLKIYSPNVLDITLIDLPGITRVPVGDQPSDIEARIRTMIMKYIRHPSCLILAVTPANSDLANSDALQIAGNADPDGKRTIGVITKLDIMDRGTDARNLLLGKVIPLQLGYVGVVNRSQEDIMHNRSIKDALAAEERFFRSHPGYINLADRCGVPQLAKKLNQILVQHIRECLPALKSAISSQLVTVTKEYASYGETPDTRAGQGTLLLNILSKYSEAFNSLVEGKNEEISTSELSGGARIHFIFQSIFVRSLEDVDPCDGLLDEDIRTAIQNARGPRSAVFAAEVPFEVLVRRQIARLSDPSIQCAQFIYNELVKMSHSSMVNELQRYPVLRKRVDEVVGRFLRENLNPAESIIRHLIEMEMDYINTSHPNFIGGSKALETAQQKIRSSMDGGESDMAIVSERSSRSRPVTRSPANGFIKSPANGVVSDQGVRANAEAARNRPAGSSIWGIPSIFSGTESHSSAHEAPKSNSQREPSYNIDHALSTIHLREPPSILRSSETLSEQEATEIAATKLLLSSYFDIVRKIIEDSVPKAIMHFLVNHTKRELHNVLIQKLYREKLFEEMLQEPGEVSAKRKHARETLRVLQLAFQTLDELPLEAETIERGYSLGTDSIGLPLTSSYTTNFF